The sequence GTTCAGTCCTGGGACCTGGAGGAGCTGGAGATCGAGTCCGACGAGGTCGGCCTGGAAGGCTCCTGGACCGCGGTCGACTCCGCGGCGCAGCGCCCGGCCCGCACCGCCGGCACGATCGTCAAGGACGAGGGCGAGGGCGGCAAGGCGCTGGCCGAGTTCCTGGCCAGCCAGAAGTTCATCTAAGAACTTCGGTTCCCCTCTTAGCCCCCAGACACTTCGCAATCGCAGGAGAGCAGTCCCATGGCTGAAGTTCTCGTCTACGTCGACCACGTGGACGGCGCCGTCCGCAAGCCCACCCTCGAGCTGCTGACGCTGGCCCGCCGCATCGGCGAGCCCGTCGCCGTCGCCCTGGGCGCCGGCGCGGCCGACACCGCCGCGGTCCTCGCCGAGCACGGCGCGGTCAAGGTCCTCACCGCCGACGCCCCCGAGTTCACCGAGTACCTCGTCGTACCGAAGGTGGACGCACTCCAGGCCGCCTACGAGGCCGTGTCCGCCGGTGGCTCCCTCGCCGCCGTGCTCGTCCCGTCCTCCGCCGAGGGCAAGGAGATCGCCGCCCGCCTGGCGCTGCGCATCGGCTCCGGCATCATCACCGACGCCACCGACATCGAGGCGGGTGACGAGGGCCCGGTCGCGACGCAGGCCGCCTTCGCCGCCTCCTTCACCACCAAGTCCCGTGTCTCCAAGGGCACCCCGGTCATCACCGTCAAGCCGAACTCGGCCCCGGTGGAGGCCGCCCCGGCCGCGGGTGCCGTCGAGGCCCTCGCCGTCACCTTCGGCGCCCTGGCGACCGGCACCAAGGTCGTCTCCCGCACCCCGCGCGAGTCGACCGGCCGCCCCGAGCTGACCGAGGCCGCGATCGTGGTCTCCGGCGGCCGCGGCGTCAACGGTGCCGAGAACTTCCACATCATCGAGGACCTCGCGGACTCCCTCGGTGCCGCCGTCGGCGCCTCCCGTGCCGCCGTCGACGCCGGCTGGTACCCGCACTCCAACCAGGTCGGCCAGACCGGCAAGTCGGTCTCCCCGCAGCTGTACATCGCCTCGGGCATCTCGGGCGCCATCCAGCACCGGGCCGGCATGCAGACCTCGAAGACCATCGTGGCCGTCAACAAGGACGCCGAGGCCCCGATCTTCGACCTGGTCGACTACGGCGTGGTCGGCGACCTCTTCGCGGTCGTCCCGCAGCTGACCGAGGAGATCAAGGCGCGCAAGGGCTAGTCCCTGACCTGCGCAGATACTGAGGCCCGGGGCCGCGTGGTGACACTCACCACGCGGCCCCGGGCTGTTTCCTGCAACCATTGACTAGACAATGACCCATGACTAAATTCTGCTATGCGGATCTAAGATTCCGTGAAGCGGAAAAGAGGAGAGTGCACGATGGGTCAGCAGGAAAAGGTGGCGACGAGCCTCGCAGGCGCGGTCAGCGAGGGCATCAGCGCTTCCCTGGCGCCGGTGGACGCGGAACTCGCGCGCCACTACCCGGGCGACCCCGGCACCCGTCAGCCCATCCACACGGTCTACGTGCCCGGTGACGTCTTCGCCGCCGACACCATCCGCTCCTGGGGCGACCAGGCCCTCGCGGCCCTCGACGAGCACGCCCCGGACGCCGCCACCTTCGCCAAGGTGCTCGGCATCTCCGACGAGCTGGCCGTACCGGTCTACGACCGTGTCCGCGCCAAGCTGGCCAGCGAGCCCATCGAGGACCTCCGCGTCGACTTCGAGGACGGCTTCGGCGTCCGCTCCGACGAGGAGGAGGACCAGGCCGCGGCCCGCGCCGCCCGCCTCGTATCGGAGGCGTTCTCCAACGGCACGAACGCCCCGTACATGGGCATCCGCATGAAGTGCATGGAGTCCAACGTCCGCGACCGCGGCATCCGCACCACCGACATCTTCCTCTCCGGCCTGCTGGCGAACGGCGGCCTGCCCGAGGGCCTCGTCCTCACCCTGCCGAAGGTCACCTACGCCGAGCAGGTCACCGCCTTCGTGAAGCTGCTGGAAGCCTTCGAGACCGCCCGGGGCCTGCGCCCCGGCCGGATCGGCTTCGAGATCCAGATCGAGACCAGCCAGTCCATCGTCGCCTCCGACGGCACCGCCACCGTCGCCCGCATGATCGAGGCCTCGAAGGGCCGCGCCACCGGCCTGCACTACGGGACCTTCGACTACAGCGCCTGCGTCGGCGTCTCTGCCGCCTACCAGTCGAGCGACCACCCCGCCGCCGACCACGCCAAGGCGATCATGCAGGTTGCGGCCGCCGGGACCGGCGTGCGCGTCTCCGACGGCTCCACGAACGTCCTGCCCATCGGCACCACCGAGCACGTCCACGAGGCCTGGAAGCTCCACTACGGCCTCACCCGGCGCGCCCTGGCCCGTGCGTACTACCAGGGCTGGGACATGCACCCGGCGCACCTGCCGACCCGCTACGCGGCCGTCTTCGTCTTCTACCGCGAGGGCCTCGAGACGGCCGCCGCGCGCCTGAAGGCGTACGTCGCCAAGATCGAGGGCGACGTGATGGACGAGCCGGCCACCGCCAAGGCGCTGGCCGGCTACCTGGTCCGCGGCCTGGACTGCGGCGCGGTCGGCGCCGAGGAGGTCACCGCCCTGACCGGCCTGACCCGCGCCGAGCTGGACGCCTTCGCGATCCCGCGCCGCTCGGCCACGCTGACGGCCACCGCGTAACCCGCCGGGGCCCGGCCCCGCGCGTTCTCGCACCCGTAGCACCCGTAGCACCCGTAGGGCGTACGCCCCGCCACGCGGCGGGGCGTACGCCCTACGGTCGTACAGCGGCCGGCGGTCCGGCGCGCCCGGCTCAGCGGACCGGGCATTCCTTCCAGGCGAAGTGGTACAGGCTGCTGAAGCTGCCGTCCGTCGAGTCGAGCGCCATGAGGCTGGTCTTCGTGGCGTCGGAGGTCCCGACCTCCGCGCGCAGCTCGGTGTTGATGTTGAAGTTCCGCTTCTCCCCGCAGGGCGCGAAGACCAGGGCCTCGATCCCCGTGGTGTCGGTCGCCTGCCAGTTGTCGTCGAGCGCCCCCTGGAACCGGTGCGTCCGGTAGGCGGTCTGGCTCATGCCCTGGAAGTAGTAGCTGGCCTTCTGCGTGCCGACGGCGCCCTCCTGCAGGTTGCCGAAGCCCCGGTAGTCGACCTGGCTGACCGCGTACGTGTAGCCCTGCGGGACGTTCACGACCAGGGACAGCTGGCAGTTCTTGCGGCCCTCGACCGTGGCCACGTTGCCGCCGGCCTGCGCGATGTACTCGCTGTAGGTCACCGTGAAGGCCGTGTTGTCCGGTGAGACGGCGACCGCCGCGCTGCCGGGGCGGCAGCCGGAGCCGTTGACGGTGGCGACGTCCACCGTGATCTGTCCGGGGGGCGCGGGCGCCGGAGCGGCGGCTCCGGCCGGCGGTGCGAACGCGGTGACCAGCAGGACCGTCGCCGATCCGGTGAGAAGCACCGGCTTGAACATGGGGGATCCCTTTCTCGGACTGGCGGGCCCCGCGTGATGTGGGGCCCGTGCCGCCCCCGGCCGTGCGTGGGACGCGCACCGGAGGGACGGGATTCAGCCTGTGAGAAGGGCGGCGTGCGCGCACCCGAGGGTGGGCCGTCTGGCGCAGCGGACGGCCGGGGTGGGCCGTGTCCGGGGAGACCGCGCGATCAGCCCGCGGGCGGGAACTCCCCCGAGCCGCGCGGGATCAGTCGCGTCGGGAGTTCGATCCGCGCCGGCGGGAGGTCGGCCCCCGCGAGCCGCTGGAAGAGCCGGTCCGTGGCCACCCGGCCCAGCGCCGCCGCGTCCTGGGCGACCACCGTGACCCCCGGACGCAGCAGGTCCGCCAGCTCGAAGTCGTCGAAGCCGACCAGGGCCACCGGGCGCTCCCGCGCGGCCAGCACCCGTACGACCGTGACCGTCACCCGGTTGTTGCCGGCGAAGACCGCCGTGACCGGCTCCGGGCCCGACAGCATCTCCACGGCCGCCGCCGAGACCCGCCCGGGGTCCGTCGAGCCGAGGGACACCCAGGATCCGGCCACCGGCAGGCCCGCGTCCGCCATCGCCGCGCGGTAGCCGCGCAGCCGCTCCGTCGCCGTGTGGATGCGGGGGTGGTCGCCGATGAAGCCGATCCGGCGGTGGCCGCCGGCGATCAGGTGGGCGACCCCGTCACGGGCGCCGCCGAAACTGTCCGACAGCACCACGTCGGCCTCGATCCGGCCGGCCGGGCGGTCCACGAACACCGTGGCCACGCCCGCCCTCATCTCCGGCTCCAGGTAACGGTGGTCGT comes from Streptomyces sp. NBC_01408 and encodes:
- a CDS encoding DUF4360 domain-containing protein, whose product is MFKPVLLTGSATVLLVTAFAPPAGAAAPAPAPPGQITVDVATVNGSGCRPGSAAVAVSPDNTAFTVTYSEYIAQAGGNVATVEGRKNCQLSLVVNVPQGYTYAVSQVDYRGFGNLQEGAVGTQKASYYFQGMSQTAYRTHRFQGALDDNWQATDTTGIEALVFAPCGEKRNFNINTELRAEVGTSDATKTSLMALDSTDGSFSSLYHFAWKECPVR
- a CDS encoding electron transfer flavoprotein subunit alpha/FixB family protein — protein: MAEVLVYVDHVDGAVRKPTLELLTLARRIGEPVAVALGAGAADTAAVLAEHGAVKVLTADAPEFTEYLVVPKVDALQAAYEAVSAGGSLAAVLVPSSAEGKEIAARLALRIGSGIITDATDIEAGDEGPVATQAAFAASFTTKSRVSKGTPVITVKPNSAPVEAAPAAGAVEALAVTFGALATGTKVVSRTPRESTGRPELTEAAIVVSGGRGVNGAENFHIIEDLADSLGAAVGASRAAVDAGWYPHSNQVGQTGKSVSPQLYIASGISGAIQHRAGMQTSKTIVAVNKDAEAPIFDLVDYGVVGDLFAVVPQLTEEIKARKG
- a CDS encoding LacI family DNA-binding transcriptional regulator, with amino-acid sequence MKDVAARAGVGLKTVSRVVNGEPGVTPDTEKRVQEAIEALGFRRNDSARVLRKGRTATVGLVLEDLADPFYGPLNRAVEEVARAHGALLINGSSAEDPDRERELALALCARRVDGLIVIPAGDDHRYLEPEMRAGVATVFVDRPAGRIEADVVLSDSFGGARDGVAHLIAGGHRRIGFIGDHPRIHTATERLRGYRAAMADAGLPVAGSWVSLGSTDPGRVSAAAVEMLSGPEPVTAVFAGNNRVTVTVVRVLAARERPVALVGFDDFELADLLRPGVTVVAQDAAALGRVATDRLFQRLAGADLPPARIELPTRLIPRGSGEFPPAG
- a CDS encoding aldolase/citrate lyase family protein, which codes for MGQQEKVATSLAGAVSEGISASLAPVDAELARHYPGDPGTRQPIHTVYVPGDVFAADTIRSWGDQALAALDEHAPDAATFAKVLGISDELAVPVYDRVRAKLASEPIEDLRVDFEDGFGVRSDEEEDQAAARAARLVSEAFSNGTNAPYMGIRMKCMESNVRDRGIRTTDIFLSGLLANGGLPEGLVLTLPKVTYAEQVTAFVKLLEAFETARGLRPGRIGFEIQIETSQSIVASDGTATVARMIEASKGRATGLHYGTFDYSACVGVSAAYQSSDHPAADHAKAIMQVAAAGTGVRVSDGSTNVLPIGTTEHVHEAWKLHYGLTRRALARAYYQGWDMHPAHLPTRYAAVFVFYREGLETAAARLKAYVAKIEGDVMDEPATAKALAGYLVRGLDCGAVGAEEVTALTGLTRAELDAFAIPRRSATLTATA